CTGGACCCCCAGCCCGGCCACCTCAATCCCTAGGGATCATCCATTCCCACGTGGTTCCTCTCTTCTCATTCCAGAGCTAGTGAAAACCACCCCCAAGCCCCCAACGGCACCCCCGGCCACCACCCCGGAGCCCACGGGTAAGCACCTCATCCCGAGGAATCCATAGCCTCAAATTTGGGAACTTCTtggtcaataatggaaaaaaagccATCCCAATCCTTAGCACTTCCTCTTTCATCACCAATCCctctccaggaccccccaggcTGCGGCTGGTGGACGGGAATTTCAGCTGCTCCGGCTTCCTGGAGCTGCACaagcaggggctgtggggggccGTGGCGAGCATCCCGCAAAGCTGGACACATCTGGTCACCCCCATCTGCCGGGAATTGcactgtggcactgctgggagcagccacgGCGAACCGGATCCAGGGATCCACCTGCCGGTGCGGTGGGAGGCGGTGGATTCCTGCGGGAGCCGCTCCCTGCTGGACTGCTTCAACAGGACCAGCTCCCGAGGGAAAACGCCTGTCTTCATCACCTGCTCAGGTGAGAATGGTCCTGGAGCATCCATGATTTCCGGCTCCACTGGGATACcccggggggattttggggccagAACAGAGAACCAGCCCCATCTCAGCCTGCCCCATGGTCCCCATCCACCCactcctgctcttcctctctGGGGTGCAAAGGCAAAACAGGAAATCTCAGTTCCCGGCAGCGCTGAGCGCGGCAGTTCCGAGGAGGGAGATAGGCCATGGCAgcatcccaaattccagctgggGGTGGGAAACACTGGCAGACACCACGCTGTGGGCATCCTGCTGTGGGCAGATCCCTGAGCAACTTCCACGCCTCAGGCATTTCCCTGAGCACCTTCCACACCTTGGGCATCTCCATGCTCCCATCATCTCCCTGCCTCGGGAGGGAGATCCATGTCCCTGGGTATTTTCCCTGCCACAGGCATATCCCTTCTTTTCCATTACCCTCTTCCCTGCTACAGGCATGTCCCTGCTAGAGCATCTTCCCCTTGCCATGAGCATCTCCCAGCCACAGGCCTCTCCCTGTCATTTTCCATGAGTGTTTCCCTGGAAATCAGCTCGGTGCCAGCTCCATGGCGCAGAGAGCCAAGCCATGAAGCTCGGAGCAGGCTCCTTGTGGGTCCTGCCATCTGCCCCAGCTTGGAATCCCGTGGGATCTGGGGGTTTAATGGACTgtggcagctggcagagccagCTTCCATGCTGCATTTCCCGTGGGAAGAGTTCAAAGCTCCTCCATGCCTGGCTCTGGTTTGGTTCAGTCCCTGCGGCATGAGGGGGGATGCTGGGAGCATCCATGTGCCAGGAGTTGGTgctgggagaaggaggagcaTGTGCCAGTGGTATCCCTGTGGATATCATCCCTGTCTGCCTGTGGTTCTGACTCCTGTTCCCACAGGCCTGACCCCACTCCATGGATCTGACCCTTGTCTTCCCATGGATCTGCTCCCTCTCCTTGTGGATTTCACCCCTCCCCATGGGTCTGACCCCTCCCTATGGATCCAACCCCTCTCCCTAcggctctgctcctctctcccaCAGATTCCCAGCCGCGGGCCCTGCGGAGGCTGGCAGCCGGCCCCACTCCATGCGAAGGGGACATCCAGGTATTCCATGCGGGACAGTGGTGGGATCTGTGTGACTCTGGAGCAGCGCAGCGAGACAAGCGTGGCCAGCAGATCTGCCGGGAGCTGGGCTGCGGGAATCTCACTTCCAGCATGGAAATCCGGGAGCCTCCCTCGACGGGAGTCACCTGTGGGCTTGAACCCCTGCACCTCTGCCAGCCCAGACTTGGGAATATCCGGAGCTGCTCCCGGACCAGAGTTGTGTGTAAGCCAAGTGATTCCTGcggtgctgggagctggaatTCCCACACCTGTGGAAcgagcagggacagggggaccAAATCCACGTGGGATTTGGGTTCCTGGTGGGGTAGTGGATATTCACATCTCGGCACCAACCTCCAGCTGGGCACATCCGGTGACATCCATGCTCTTCCCAGGCCAGGACTCAAAGCCGCTTCCCACTGGAACCTCTGCTGGAACCGTCGTGAGCAtctgcctggccctgctgcttttcctcatccttttcCTGATCTGTGGCCCTCCTGCTTATCGGAAGCTGATGAAGAGAAGTAGGGGACAACCTCGGGATCCTCatccttcttttcttcattttcctgctCCACCATCCCCACATGCTGgctcagggctggcagctccatGGATGCTTCCCTAAACTCCTTGGAGGGGGGGATTTGGCTGCTCAGCCTGACAGATCCCCCTGTCCCATTATCCCCAGACCTGCCCCATTGTCCCCAAGCCTGTCCCACACAGAGTGTGGGAGTGGGAAGAGGGATTAAGCTCCAAGTGGACACAAAAGAGCAGGTGGAGGATCCTGGGGGGGGGATTATTGGGAAAGGGGGGGATTATTTGGGATGCCATATGGGGCTGGCGGGGGGGAAGCAGCTGTGGGAAGGATCGGCAAGATCCTTGGAGACACaattccccctctctctctcagtCTCCAAGAAGAAGCAGCGCCAGTGGATCGGCCCCACGGGACTCAACCAGACGGGTGAGGAGCAGCTCgctggggagctgggaatgggatttggAGTTCCTGGGGATGGATCTGGGGTCTGGGTGGGCTGTTCCCCCCTGGATCCTGGCACAAGGGCCCTGGATCTCACTTCCTTTTGGAATCTAATTCATCCAGGAGATGCAGGTCTGAAGCAGGGGCCAATTTtactcagccccttcccaggtGGGTTTGTTCCCTCCAAACTGCTGttccaaccccaaaatcccaatccTGCTATTTTCTCCAGTGTCTTTCCACCGCTCCAGCACGGCTCCGAGGCCtcggggacagggaggggacaacgACTACGCTCAGCCCCCCAAAAAgagctcccagctctctgcttaCCCAGGTAAGTGCTGGAAGGGGCTCCTTCCCGTTCCTTTTCCATGGATGTGCATCCAGTGAGCTGCATCCATGTTCTTCACAGCTCTGGAAGCAGCATGCCAGCGTTCCAACCCTCCGGATAACTCCTCGGACAGCGACTACGACCTGCACTCCGCCCGCAGGTTGTGATTCCCTGCTTCCCAAAGGAGCTGATCCCACCTCCCACCTCAGCTTTGGGGGCATCCCAGCACTCCAGCACCCTTCCAGGAGCACTTCCCAGCCTCCTCatgggagaaaaggaggttttcgttttttttttttttttttttttaagctatttATAGGAATTTAAGAGCTAGGTGGGGGTGCAAGGAGCCCTTTGGAATAGTGGGATCACCAGCTTCTCCAAACGAGGATAAAGAGTTGGGATGATGGATAAAGGTATAGGGATGCAAGGGTGGGAATACTGAGAATGAGTCTGAGATATTTAATAACCAACACCTGTAATAAAATCGGGGTTTTGTACTGACTACACCTTGTCCTCTTCCTTCTATTATCCTAATGTGATTCCAAACTCCCACTCCGGAGGGAAAAGCGAGACAGGGAAACACctttttccctggtttttaTCCCAGGGATAAATGCAAGAAATGCAGGAATTTAGGCAGGCTTGAAGATGGTTCGGGGAGGAGGTGAAAGATTTCAGTGATGGGATCCAAAAGAAGTTGGATGCCAGGAAGGGATAAAGGGACCAATCCTTATCCAGATGTTCTGTTGTTTCCCAAAGCAAGCAGGGCCATGACTCCGAAGTGCAATTAATTCATCCagttttattactctaattaaTCCCAGGGATGGAATTGCTTCCATCATTCCCTCATCCTAGTCCATTAGTAACTGTTCCTTATAAATAACTTAAAGGGATACAGGCAGGATTTGAAGGATAAAGTGCTGAGCAAAGCAAATCCCGTTTCCATCGTTTGTCATTCCCTCCAAGTGTTTCCAAGTGTTTCCTGAGAAGGGAGATGTGAGGAGCCCGAAAAACCACACAGGAGGTCGGGAATACTGAAGGCTGCCCAGGCCCAGGTGGGAATCACCAGCTCCCACTGACAgccctggaatggtttgggtgaaAAGGGATCTCAGGGATCAGCCACTTCCAATCCCTTTCCacttgctccaagccctgtccaacctggcctcggatatttccagggatggagctgccaTGACTTCCTTGGGGAATCCATTCCAGGGCCTCACGACcatcacagggaagaattccttcccaaaatcccatctaaaccCACGCTTTGACAGCGTGAAGCCattccccattatcccatcaCTCCAAGTCTGTGTCCAAGTCCTTGTCCACTTCTTTTGGAGCCCCTCtaggcactggaaggtgctCCAAGGTTTCCCTAGAGGTTTCTCCTCTCCAGATTTCTGCTGGTCTGGCTCTGCCTCTCGCTCCGACCTCCGGAGCCGTGACTTCTCCCGTGTAATTCCTTTGCACCGACGGATCCAGGAGCAACACTGGaatccctcctcttcctcagtcCCCAAAAGAAGGAGGAATCAGCACAGGATGCTCCCCAGAAGTCCTGGATTAGTATCCAGGCCAGGAAGGACCCTGAGAGTTTGGAGGTGGGGGGTATCCAAAGGGTGGGGGAGGCCCAGGATAGGGAGCCTGCGTTGGGATCGGGAAATTTGGGAGAGGGGGCTGAGTGGGGTACGGACACTGAGGTCTCCCTGGTCCAGGTGGGATGTAGGGAGAGTATCCTGGTCTggcagggggaggagagggaTGGGGAGCGGGATAGGGCAAGGGCTGTGGTGGGCCCCGGGACGGAGACCAGGAAAAGCCTCCCGAGGTGGATTTGGGATACCCCGGCGCAGAGTCGGCAGCGGAAGCCGCCGGATATCCGGGAGCTGGAGCAAGTGGGTAGGGAAAGGTGGattgggagctgggctgggaggaagCCACGTGTCCCACAGTGACCGGAGATCCCGGGAAAGGGGCTGGAGGAAGCGCTCCATGGGCAGTGGGGCCGGGCGGAAGGGTCGGAGCCGAGCTGTAGGGCAGAGGGAAGGCCGGAGATCCCGATGGGAAGGGTTTTGGTGGATCCGTGGGAacgtgaggaggaggaggaggaggagggggctgaGAGTCCCTGGTGCGCTCCTGGGATCCCTCCGACTTCCTCACGAtctcctgcagcttttccactcGGACCCGGCGCAGGTGGGACAACTTCCTCATCCCGGAAAACTGCTCCAGGAATGTCTCCAGGGGCACCTCGCCCTCCAGGAATTTCTCAGCCATTTTCTGGAAGAGAGGAACAGCCTTGGGCTCATTcctgcatccctctgctccagccctgcaacCCCTCTGCTCCTCTTCCCTAAAATCCTGATTTAGGTCTCTCCCAGCCACATCCCAAGGAGCAACACCCACACACAAACAAGGATGGATCCATTTCTTTGGAGAAAACCCAAGAGACTCCAAAGATAATCAATGATTTTAGGGACTAGGCTTAATTGCAAGTCTTTGAGGATGAATCACTGGAATTCCCAATGGATTCAAGCCCTAAACTCACCTCAGATTCCTCTTCAATCTTCTGGCTTTCCACCTGGAGGAGATCCAGCAAAGTCTGAGGCTGCAGCGCTGCCGAGAATTTCTCTGGGAATAacaaagggggaaagaaaaaatcacTATCGCAGAACAGAAACCAGGGAAAAACCAGCAAAGAGCCCACAGGAAAGGACTTGGGAACTGCTGATGGAAAGAGGGAAATCCAAGAGGAGTAAAATCCTcgctctctccagctgctggaaaaaaGAGGGATATCAGTTTTCCAGGAAGCAGAATCCTTCCTGGGCAAAGATGCCAGTGCTCACccagcttttccttttgctccCTGCACctgccagccagctcctgcagctcctggtaTTTCTTGGAGAGGTCGCTGCGTCCCGTCTCCAGCGGCACCTGGAATTTCAGGTTCTGCTCGGCCAAGCTCCGGTTGGCAGCCAGGGCCATCTCCCTTtccagctggagctcctgaaCCTATGGAATTTGGGATGGTGAGCACGGGAAGGGGACAAGGACACCCCGGAGCCACCTCCTGGCACAAACCTCCTGGGATTCCAGAGCCAAGCGTTCGATCTCCTGGGaatcctcctgcagctcccggAGCTCCTCCACTGTCCGGTTCCTCAGCGTATCCATCCTCCCAGATTCCTGGCACGTGGAAAAAGAGGCAAATAAATTCCCAGATCCAGCTGGGAATAGGCTTCCAACTAAAATTCAGGGTTGTTAAAGCCCTCGGAGCAGCTGCACTAGGTTCCATTAACTGAGAGGGAGAAACAACATTCCCACAACTCCTGCTTGGGAAAAgattttccccctctccctAGCCTATTTGGATGGAATTCTGTGTGTCCCAGACTGTTTTGTCAAGGAAaaatccacccacagccccgaCTTGCAAATTCCAGCTGAATGTCTCCATCCCATTCCAGAATCCACCTCATTCCAGTCTCCATGCCATCCCAGCAAGGGAATTGGGATCCGACCATATCCCACCATGCCCACAGGGTTGGGAAGGACTTTAGGGATCATCTAATTCCACCCTCCTGCCAGGCAATTCAGTGAAATTAACAAAAAGATCAGGGAAATTATGGACTTCCTGCACCATATCCATGATTTATCCCAAGTATTCCCAGCTGTCTGATATGTTTAGCAAGTATCCCGTGTGTGGTGTAAATTCCAAGAGGTGGGATGGAATAATGTGGGAAAGCCCTAAAAACCAAGGAAACACAACACACCTGCGCTCTCCTATTCACTCCAAGCTCTTCTACCTCTCATCCAGGTGGAACATCCCAAGGATATTACACCGGGAATGCCGCAAGAGCCACGCTGTGGCTCAGGGTTGCCCAACCCACGATCCCGATAAACCTGTCCGagggaaaaactgggaattAAATCCCGCGCTGCAGGTGTGGGCCAGAAATCACCTGATTGGGGTCTTTTAGGGGATATTAGTTAAGTTTCGCGGCGTTTGAGAGGGAGAAGCGGGATTTaacggtggggctgggaaagctTGGGGTGGGGTCTGGGAAGCATCCACAGGCGCTCAGGAAAGTGGACGCAAAGGGCTGCCCACTTGCGGGGCTGCAGCGAACGCCGTGGCGGGAGCAGCGCCATTATCGCCGTTATCCCGCCgttattcccgttattcccgttattcccaTTCCCGGCCCTCCCCCGGACTCACCAAGGCGCCACCGCGACCCTCCGGTCGCCGCAGCTTCCGGCTTCCGGTGTAAACCGGAAGTGGGCGGGGCTAACGCGGGCGGGGTGGGAGGAGCGCCCCCCCCCTCGGCCGTGAGGGGGATGGTTCCGCCCAGCGCCGCCATGTTGGGGGGGGCGGGAGCGCGGATCAATTTAATGGCATTTTTTAATCAATAATCGCTCTTTGGCTACCCGCGGGGCTCTCCCCGAGCTGTAGCTGCTCTAGGAATTATATCCTTCGTGTTTCCGGGGTGCAAGGGGCTCCGGGAGAGCCGGAGAGGGGTTTTGGAGAAGGGCGTGGAGCGATAGGGAAAGGGGGACAGGCTTCGTATGGACGCAGGGCGGGTTTAAGTTGGATGTCGGGAATatatccttccctgtgagggtggcaaAACGAGGTGCCCAgatgttataaacgccaatcacttgttttaaaaatttataaaagtttactaaaaataaattgaaaagaaaaaaaattaatacaagtaaagtaataaagattaaacagttagagttaggacaattaaaaagacaataacagcaaaaagttacagcccgggctgggtacctctctctggacaaaagtgagccaggagaaggaccccgataaaaaagaattccctccttaagaggggtaacctgttgcatacacaaatcacttcatgaatatgcatatttttatttaaaacaagaaattcgtccggtacttgttgaggaattcctgttaatcccaggcgccttgaagtctaagtcgagtttggagaagttcggttttttgttgataaggaaagccataaattcctctcctctggaagatttaggggtttttgtaattgttatctctgtgtgaagaatttcttgattatcttctccttctcttgagcaaaaagaataccacacacacctattttctattttaactactaaagcttaatttcaattacaaaactacatttactatattattaaaatgttactacagcataactttccaacctagcataaaacatatagtaaatatctgcgtagagccatataatctgcatttttcacaccagagaagctgcagttgccCCAtacctggaagtgtccaaggccaggttggaagtGGTTTAGGAAGCATATACAGACCTCGGCAATAtcccaaaaattaattaaaatgtcGGGTTCTTCCAGCTGGATCAAAGCAAATTCCTCTGGAATACCTGGTTAGCTCCTCCTTGCATGACACAGGAATATTCCTGAGAAAGCTCCAGTCCCATCAGCCACTCCACAAATCCAACTTTTCCAAAACATGCTTGGAAAATGCTCCATTTTCCACCTGTAATTCCACATTCCCAAAACCCAAGCAAGGATGAGGTAGGGGAAGAGCtctgtgaaaaacgccaatcacttggtttttaaaattttaaaagtttaataataataaaatagtcataaaaatagtaatgcaattactgtaataaaaatttagagttaggacaattacaagacaataaaaagcagagaattacggacgtccggatgctctcgggcacttaagcccgataagcatgccttgtggACAAAGGaatctttaaaagcaacagcctggtgcatattcatacatctcatacatgatgcataaattccttgccaattaagaacttttctgatttttgtcaacttcttccccttaatcctggtggttccatacagacggagagaaggtggaagaatgtttgtcttttccgataaggaggcagtaattctttatgggcccccatcactgtcatctctgtgtgaagtttcttcattatctcatctcttgcttgagctggtaaaaaaaaaccccacatacataggttctattttaactacaaaactacatttgccatactattaaaatgttaatacagcgcttctaatcaatataacataatacatatagtattcaattcaatatttgcgaaaagccaatcataaaatatgcatttttcacaagctCCGCGATTTCTGCTCCTTCGGGAGACGTTGGAAGTCTGGGCAAGGTCACCCAGCTGTTCCAGAAGTGCTGGGATCTGGGAGAGGCACCTGCGACCCCATCACCTGAGAGCTGTTGTGTAACAAATGGGAGTCATATGATCCCAAATAATTCCGGGTAAATCAAGGACAATTTGTTCCCAGTGTGGCTGATAACCCAGTGCCATGGGAAAGCAAAGGGACTTGACTtgccaaagagaaaaaacattttccaggCTTCTTTCGGAGCAGTTTCCACAGacctggaaaagctggaaaatgtttaattaacattttatattaaaacatAAGGTTTGAGGAGAGGGAAAATTGTGTTTGGATTTGCACggaagaaatgggaaaatacCCATTTAAAAGTGTTATCCAGAAATAAATTTGGGATAAACAGGTGGTTTTGGAAGAATATTCCCACTAGCTGCTCATTAGTGTCCTTAATTTCCACAAAAGATGGTTCcacatgtttttttcccttggataGCATCTTAATCCCAGTCAAAATCACCCACAGCAGGTAGGAAAAGGTGACCTGAGCACCCTGAGGTCCTGTTCTGCAAAATTCCATTCCCACGAGGACCAGCCAACATCCCTGGGCTTCCTTGATaagttaattaaatatttttaatccaATCCCGGAAATCTGACACCTCGGGAGCGTCAGATTTCCCTCCTTTCATCTGACAGCTCCGATAAAGCACCCGGGTGATAAAAGCCTTTAGGGAAGGGACAAGAAAAACTGGGAACAGGGCCTGGAAAAGTTGACTTCATGAATCCATTTCCAAGAAAAGCTCTGTTTCCATaaggggaatttttttggggaggctgcagagatAAAATTAAGGAAGTTTTGTCAGAACGAGTTTTGATGTCCCAAAAGCCTGGAAAATCCCTGTTTGATCCAGAGGGTGATTCCCATGGAAGTTAAATTCATCCCAAGGGGTGTTTCCACATCCAAATGTGGAAACacattttgttaatttttaacaaaatgaaaaatctgaattttcccTGTAAAAGCCTAAATTCTGGGAGGGTTTTATTGCCTGGGAATCCTCACCCAGCCCCGGCTGCATCATCCAGGAGGGAAAGCTTCCTGATCCATCTTTCCAgctgggggtttttgggatctCTGCATGCTGTGGTGCCCTCTGGTGCCAAGGaaagctgtggcagggaggCCACCTGCTCCCATCCAGTGAGCTCCCAGCACCTGGATGAATTATTCCAGGATCCAGCATCTCATGCCCTCCATTTCCCACCAAGGTTGAGAAAATCAGGATTTCTCTCCCTGGAAGCCATTTCATGCCCTAAAAGGGGATATTTTTCCATCCTCCCAGATTTTATTCTGGATTTAATTAGTGCTAAATaacaattcccatttttttcccagtcctGAATTCCACAGCTTCTTCCTTCTGTGGATATCATCCATCCAAAAATCCACCCCTGTTGGATCCCATTGTTCTGCTTTGGTGGGATTTACCAGCAGCACAATAAGCTTGTCCTAGAACTTCCCATAACTGGGCAAATGTGGTTTTTTACCCGTTGAGAAAACAGGAATCCTTATCCCCAGGGATGGCAGTTCTGGGAATTCAATGGATAAATAGCTCTGGGAAAACTTcgtatttttgttttctctactGTTTTGGccaaaaaaggaggaaaacttGGTAACTACAAAATCTGCAGGGCCACATTCCAGGTTGGTTTCTCCAGCCTgactttggacacttccagggatggggcagccacagcttctctgggaaatccattccagggcctcaccaGCCTCACAAGTAAGAGGTTCTTCCCAATATCCTGTTTTCCAGTTTGGAGCCATTCCCcttctcctgtcactccatTCCCACATCCAAAGTCTCTGAACCGGGGGAAAACTGGGACGAGCTGGGGGAAAGCCAAGCTCTGGATGCCTCTGGATGAAGGTCACAGGAGTGGGATTGGGCAACTTGGCTTTGGTCACGTCACCACGTGCTGGATCCATGGCTCCTGGAACGGTCACCTTGCCCTGGAGGAGATCAAAGGCTCCctaaggctggagctggcaTTCCTCCCTTGGGATTGACCCCATCCCAGCTCGGAATGATAGAAGAATCTGAGGATATGATGCTAGGTTGCACTGGGGGAGtgaaatgaagaagaacctggaTGGGGAATGTTGGGAaaagagggatggagcaccagATTATccctgaggaaaaagaaaggaggatGGGATGTGTTGTAGGgggctggaaaggaaaaagccTTGGCTGATTCCCAGAACGGAAAATCTAGACCTGGTAGCCTGAAAATTCGTCATGGAGCCTTGGCAAGAGGAGAAGGATATGGAGAGACCTTGGAACCTCTTCCAGCACTTtaaggagctccaggagagctggagacgGACTTGGAAAAGAACCTGGAGTGACAGAACAATTGGGAATGGCTTCCTCCTAGCTGAGGacaggtttagatgggatattgggaagaaattctttcttgtgagggtggtgaggcattCCTGGGAATGGAaatcccagggaagctgtggctacCCCATTCCTGGAAGCATCTGGCTCACACCCTCCAGCAAGGAATTAGAGGGTTCAGGGTACAAACAACCCTGCATTCCCACCAGCTTCCACAGAATAACCAGGAGTGCTTTCCACCCATCCCAACATACCTGTGGCCTGAATCCCCCCCAGGAATAGGGGGATCCCCCGGCTTAAcattccccctccccttccttaAGGACGTTTTGATAACCATCCCAGGAGCAGTTTGCCTTTCTTATCGGGGCCTCCGGCCAAACATCGGAGCCAGGATATAAGGAGCGGGGCCGGGATCGGAGGCACATTTTCCGTGAGCTCCCACCATGAAGTTGCTCCTGCTCCTTGCCCTGGTGGGCCTGGCCCAGGGCTTCCAGACCAGGTGAGCCCCAGGGGGTCCCCAAAACAGGGATGTGG
This window of the Anomalospiza imberbis isolate Cuckoo-Finch-1a 21T00152 chromosome 6, ASM3175350v1, whole genome shotgun sequence genome carries:
- the CD5 gene encoding T-cell surface glycoprotein CD5; translated protein: MATRLPILCLLLGMWAIPDHGGATWIPGKPTLRLTRGGCRCTGILEVNWENQWRTICWESVSVDDLDWVCQQLECGPLTSEPLELIIPGGKGPQSQPTRCRYPLGCHWELENCTEHAIVACRELVKTTPKPPTAPPATTPEPTGPPRLRLVDGNFSCSGFLELHKQGLWGAVASIPQSWTHLVTPICRELHCGTAGSSHGEPDPGIHLPVRWEAVDSCGSRSLLDCFNRTSSRGKTPVFITCSDSQPRALRRLAAGPTPCEGDIQVFHAGQWWDLCDSGAAQRDKRGQQICRELGCGNLTSSMEIREPPSTGVTCGLEPLHLCQPRLGNIRSCSRTRVVCQDSKPLPTGTSAGTVVSICLALLLFLILFLICGPPAYRKLMKRISKKKQRQWIGPTGLNQTVSFHRSSTAPRPRGQGGDNDYAQPPKKSSQLSAYPALEAACQRSNPPDNSSDSDYDLHSARRL
- the VPS37C gene encoding vacuolar protein sorting-associated protein 37C, with translation MDTLRNRTVEELRELQEDSQEIERLALESQEVQELQLEREMALAANRSLAEQNLKFQVPLETGRSDLSKKYQELQELAGRCREQKEKLEKFSAALQPQTLLDLLQVESQKIEEESEKMAEKFLEGEVPLETFLEQFSGMRKLSHLRRVRVEKLQEIVRKSEGSQERTRDSQPPPPPPPPHVPTDPPKPFPSGSPAFPLPYSSAPTLPPGPTAHGALPPAPFPGSPVTVGHVASSQPSSQSTFPYPLAPAPGYPAASAADSAPGYPKSTSGGFSWSPSRGPPQPLPYPAPHPSPPPARPGYSPYIPPGPGRPQCPYPTQPPLPNFPIPTQAPYPGPPPPFGYPPPPNSQGPSWPGY